The following nucleotide sequence is from Paenibacillus andongensis.
GCAAATGGAATTGAGGTAGTGGAGTTATTCGAGCGTGATGATATAGCGATTTATAACTCCATTCCGACAGCCGAGGGAGCGCTGATGATGGCGATCCAGAACACCGATATTACCATCCACGGTTCAGTTAGTATGGTTTTAGGTTTTGGTCGTACAGGTTTTACAATGGCCAAAACTCTGCAGGGATTAGGGGCAACCGTGAAGGTTGGCGTGAGGAAACCGGAGCATTTTGCAAGGGCGTGGGAGATGGGTTTTCAGCCTTTTTATACAAAGGACCTGTACCCGGAAGTGGGGAATATTGACTTGCTTTTTAACACAATTCCGACTATGATAGTCACAGCGCAAGTTATCACTAATATCCCACATCGCGCGCTCATCATCGATTTGGCTTCTAAACCTGGTGGAACGGACTTCCGATTTGCCGAGAAAAGAGGCATCAAAGCGATGTTAGCGCCCGGTTTACCTGGCATCGTCGCCCCCAAAACAGCTGGCCGCATCATGGCAAACACACTTAGTCAGCTGATCGTGGAAGACTTCAAAGACAGGAGCGATGTGGAATGAATTGGCAAGGGAAAACAGTCGGTTATGCTTTAACTGGTTCTCACTGTACGTTGGAAGAAGTCATGCCTCAGATTAAGAGATTTGTAGATGCAGGTGCACGTGTCATACCGATTGTATCGAATACAGTCATGACCACCGACACACGTTTCGGCCATGCAGCAGATTGGCAGCAACAGATTAAGGATATAACCGGGAACGAAATTATATCTACGATTGTAGCCGCTGAGCCATTAGGTCCATCCAAGCTGCTTGATGTGATGGTTATTGCACCATGCACAGGGAACACAACTAGTAAACTAGCAAACGCGATGACAGAGAGTCCAGTACTTATGGCTGCAAAAG
It contains:
- the dpsA gene encoding dipicolinate synthase subunit DpsA produces the protein MLTGVSVAIMGGDARQLEVIQKFTELDATVTLIGFDNLGRQFSGVSNAKLDPVLFQTIDVLILPAVGTDDSGQVESIFSSEEMRLTDDLMSSLPKHAKVYTGMAKSFLKKLCAANGIEVVELFERDDIAIYNSIPTAEGALMMAIQNTDITIHGSVSMVLGFGRTGFTMAKTLQGLGATVKVGVRKPEHFARAWEMGFQPFYTKDLYPEVGNIDLLFNTIPTMIVTAQVITNIPHRALIIDLASKPGGTDFRFAEKRGIKAMLAPGLPGIVAPKTAGRIMANTLSQLIVEDFKDRSDVE
- a CDS encoding dipicolinate synthase subunit B, which codes for MNWQGKTVGYALTGSHCTLEEVMPQIKRFVDAGARVIPIVSNTVMTTDTRFGHAADWQQQIKDITGNEIISTIVAAEPLGPSKLLDVMVIAPCTGNTTSKLANAMTESPVLMAAKAQMRNLRPLVLAISTNDGLGLNAMNIAKLLITKNIYFVPYGQDAPGAKPNSLVARMDLIMEACEAALEGKQLQPMIIERFQY